In the genome of Solibacillus silvestris, one region contains:
- the rpsP gene encoding 30S ribosomal protein S16 (binds to lower part of 30S body where it stabilizes two domains; required for efficient assembly of 30S; in Escherichia coli this protein has nuclease activity) gives MAVKIRLKRMGAKKSPFYRIVVADARSPRDGRQIETVGTYNPLTVPATVQIDEEKALKWLTDGAKPSDTVRNLFSEQGIMEKFHNAKYSK, from the coding sequence ATGGCAGTTAAAATTCGCTTAAAACGTATGGGAGCTAAAAAATCTCCTTTCTATCGTATCGTAGTTGCAGACGCTCGTTCACCACGTGATGGCCGTCAAATCGAAACAGTAGGTACTTACAACCCACTTACAGTTCCAGCTACAGTACAAATCGATGAAGAGAAAGCTCTTAAATGGTTAACTGATGGTGCAAAACCATCTGATACTGTACGTAACCTGTTCTCAGAACAAGGTATCATGGAAAAATTCCATAACGCTAAATACAGCAAATAA
- a CDS encoding RNA-binding protein — MQQLIEAIVKPLVDYPEDVRIETDETSNRVVYKLFVHPEDRGKVIGKQGRVAKAIRTIVYSAAGGHQKKKTYVDILD; from the coding sequence ATGCAGCAGCTGATTGAAGCAATTGTGAAACCGTTAGTCGATTATCCGGAAGACGTTCGTATTGAGACGGACGAAACTTCCAATCGAGTTGTTTATAAACTTTTTGTTCATCCAGAGGATCGAGGGAAAGTGATAGGCAAGCAAGGACGTGTTGCGAAGGCAATTCGTACGATTGTGTACTCAGCAGCGGGCGGCCACCAGAAGAAAAAGACGTATGTCGATATATTGGATTAG
- a CDS encoding ribosome maturation factor RimM, which produces MEWFNVGRIVNTHGIRGELRILSTTDFEEERFAVGSKLAAFKKDDKKPTWVTISSSRRHKNFILVTFEGMENINLVEPFKEGLLKVSMDQLAEDELEDNEYYHFEIKDCEVFSEEGELIGVVTDILETGANDVWEVKAQNGKKHYIPYIEDIVKDIDVDEKKIIIHVMEGLLE; this is translated from the coding sequence ATGGAATGGTTTAATGTAGGACGTATTGTAAATACACATGGTATTCGCGGAGAACTGCGAATTTTATCGACGACGGACTTTGAAGAAGAACGTTTTGCGGTCGGTTCTAAACTTGCGGCATTCAAAAAAGATGATAAAAAACCGACTTGGGTAACGATCAGTTCATCAAGACGCCATAAAAACTTTATATTGGTGACATTTGAAGGAATGGAAAACATTAATTTAGTGGAACCATTTAAAGAAGGTCTTTTAAAAGTGTCAATGGATCAATTAGCGGAAGATGAGCTTGAAGATAATGAATACTATCACTTTGAAATTAAAGATTGTGAAGTGTTTTCGGAAGAGGGCGAACTGATCGGCGTTGTTACTGATATTTTAGAGACAGGCGCAAACGACGTATGGGAAGTTAAAGCGCAAAATGGTAAGAAACACTACATTCCTTACATTGAAGATATCGTAAAAGATATTGATGTCGATGAAAAGAAAATCATTATTCATGTAATGGAAGGTTTGCTGGAATGA